A portion of the Blautia hansenii DSM 20583 genome contains these proteins:
- a CDS encoding LacI family DNA-binding transcriptional regulator, which produces MNKKNITFSDIAEYTHFSKTTISRYFNNPDSLTLENQQIIADALEALDYKENKVARILANGKTEFIGIIIPNLYMHYYSAILDQILSTYEKYGYKFLVFTVKDNEETERKYIQELLAYKIEGMIILSHNLTSKELASYNIPIVAIEREDKHICSVNTDNYMGGVQATSLLAKSGAEILIHINADLSPEVPSYERIHGFLNTCAEQNLPYELILTDTGHSYEESIDVFYRLLDEIDQKYKDKVKGLFLPNDTFANIILNRLFQRYGKLPDDYKIVGFDDSPISRESVIPTSTVGQQIDKIADTALQILSERIKENHKRKPRTFLEPVHKVITPILLKRETTK; this is translated from the coding sequence ATGAATAAAAAAAATATAACTTTTAGCGATATTGCCGAATACACACATTTTTCAAAAACCACAATATCCCGCTATTTTAACAATCCTGATTCTTTGACATTAGAAAATCAACAGATTATTGCAGATGCTTTGGAAGCTCTTGACTATAAAGAAAATAAAGTGGCACGCATTCTCGCCAACGGAAAAACAGAATTTATAGGCATCATTATACCTAACTTATATATGCATTATTATTCTGCCATTCTTGATCAAATCCTTTCCACTTATGAAAAATATGGCTACAAATTTCTTGTATTTACCGTAAAAGATAATGAAGAAACAGAAAGAAAATACATTCAAGAACTGCTTGCCTATAAAATTGAAGGCATGATTATCCTAAGTCACAATCTTACCTCAAAAGAACTGGCTTCCTACAACATTCCAATCGTAGCGATTGAGCGTGAAGACAAACATATTTGCAGTGTGAACACAGACAACTATATGGGAGGCGTGCAAGCAACAAGCCTTCTGGCAAAATCCGGCGCAGAGATACTAATCCATATTAATGCCGATCTTTCTCCTGAAGTTCCTTCTTATGAACGAATTCATGGATTTTTAAACACTTGTGCAGAACAAAATCTTCCCTATGAATTAATTCTTACTGATACCGGTCATAGCTATGAAGAAAGTATCGATGTTTTTTATCGTCTTCTGGACGAAATTGATCAGAAATATAAAGACAAAGTTAAAGGACTTTTCCTTCCAAATGATACCTTTGCCAATATTATTCTAAATCGTCTCTTCCAGCGATACGGAAAATTGCCAGATGATTATAAAATCGTAGGATTTGATGATTCTCCGATTTCCAGAGAGTCTGTCATTCCTACAAGTACTGTCGGTCAACAGATTGATAAAATCGCAGATACTGCTCTACAAATTTTATCAGAACGAATTAAAGAAAATCATAAACGTAAGCCACGTACATTTCTCGAACCTGTACATAAAGTTATCACACCAATTCTTTTAAAACGGGAAACAACAAAATAA
- a CDS encoding class C sortase: MKEIFRKAIRFIGYLIGFGIILYPAVSDMVNQRNSTIAITNYDKTVQGITEEEEQRLIAEANAYNARMSGAAEVFDPFSEADQEKNKEYERILNLDGNGMMAYLEIPKLGVHMPVYHGVSEAVLQVGAGHVANTSFPVGGSDTHAVITGHRGLPSAKLFTELDKLVVGNIFYIKVVNEVMAYQVDQILTVEPHQTEDLKIVEGMDYVTLVTCTPYAVNTHRLLVRGKRIPYSEAVELEERVQDKVVLSTYTKAVIVGIFVLFFIWILKIIIRRLMRKHEK; the protein is encoded by the coding sequence ATGAAAGAAATTTTCAGGAAAGCCATACGATTTATTGGATACTTGATTGGTTTTGGGATTATTTTATATCCTGCTGTCAGCGATATGGTCAATCAAAGAAATAGCACTATTGCAATTACAAATTATGATAAGACTGTACAGGGAATTACAGAAGAGGAAGAACAACGACTGATTGCAGAAGCAAATGCTTATAATGCAAGAATGTCCGGGGCGGCAGAAGTGTTTGATCCTTTTTCGGAAGCGGATCAAGAGAAAAATAAAGAGTATGAACGAATCCTAAACCTTGATGGCAATGGAATGATGGCATATTTGGAAATCCCTAAATTAGGAGTTCATATGCCGGTGTATCACGGTGTTTCTGAAGCGGTCCTTCAGGTTGGGGCGGGACATGTAGCGAATACGTCCTTCCCCGTAGGGGGATCTGATACGCATGCTGTTATTACAGGACATCGTGGTCTGCCATCGGCAAAATTATTTACAGAATTGGACAAGTTGGTTGTTGGAAATATTTTCTATATAAAAGTCGTCAATGAGGTTATGGCTTATCAGGTAGACCAAATTCTGACGGTAGAACCACACCAGACAGAAGATTTAAAAATTGTAGAGGGAATGGATTATGTTACATTAGTAACCTGTACTCCCTACGCAGTGAATACCCATCGTTTGCTGGTGAGAGGTAAGCGAATACCTTATTCAGAAGCAGTTGAGCTGGAAGAAAGAGTTCAAGATAAAGTAGTGTTATCTACTTATACAAAAGCAGTAATTGTTGGAATTTTTGTATTGTTTTTTATATGGATTTTAAAAATAATCATTAGGAGGTTGATGAGAAAGCATGAAAAATAA
- a CDS encoding SpaH/EbpB family LPXTG-anchored major pilin — MKNKMKNKMKKMIAMFMMFAMILGLNTVAFAAQGTNTVHVNTGAYDVSGVTFEAYRVFDVTKSGEKYGYTMTTNFKEFFNGKGYTTDDAAYEYVKASQATITEELKNYIATNSTPEDYTAAITSGKATFSNLEDGYYIIVPSGTAFSPNLVTVSGGEEKTVNLKGKDPTTEKKVEDKDWASAQVGTKVTFKVTSQVPDMTGKKNYVFRLKDTLSKGLTMNVNDFKSVKIGEAALTKDSDYTVKVEPGTKAETTDLVVEINGFEKYNGQAGSNIVFEYQAEVNKDAVTVKNATNEAHVEYGNDPNQMGSSQPDKVKVYTHTLTITKVDGKDNQTSLAGAEFELYEGSPAQGSAIKLVQENAVDGNNVYRVADTTDQNTITKVVSPENGKIVIKGLKDGKYTLKETKAPDGYNKGGDTTITIKAESNNEGETITVKGNEVTVENNSGIQLPSTGGMGTIIFVAAGVCVVGFLILTSRKTKRTK; from the coding sequence ATGAAGAACAAAATGAAAAACAAAATGAAGAAAATGATTGCAATGTTTATGATGTTCGCTATGATTTTAGGGTTGAATACCGTAGCATTTGCAGCGCAGGGAACCAATACCGTTCATGTAAACACAGGTGCTTATGATGTGAGCGGCGTTACATTCGAGGCATATAGAGTATTTGATGTAACAAAAAGTGGAGAAAAATATGGTTATACAATGACGACTAACTTTAAAGAATTCTTTAATGGCAAAGGTTATACAACTGATGATGCTGCATATGAGTATGTAAAGGCTAGTCAGGCAACAATTACAGAGGAATTAAAAAATTACATAGCTACTAATAGTACACCGGAAGATTATACCGCTGCAATAACATCCGGAAAGGCTACATTTTCTAACTTAGAAGATGGATATTATATCATTGTTCCAAGTGGAACTGCTTTTTCTCCAAACCTTGTAACTGTAAGCGGAGGAGAAGAAAAAACGGTTAATTTAAAAGGAAAAGACCCGACTACAGAGAAAAAAGTAGAAGATAAGGATTGGGCATCTGCTCAGGTTGGAACGAAAGTAACATTTAAGGTTACTTCACAGGTTCCCGATATGACAGGTAAGAAAAACTACGTATTTAGATTAAAGGATACATTATCTAAAGGATTGACAATGAATGTCAATGACTTTAAAAGTGTGAAAATTGGTGAGGCAGCTTTAACGAAAGATAGCGACTATACAGTTAAAGTCGAACCAGGTACTAAAGCAGAAACAACTGATTTAGTAGTTGAAATTAATGGTTTCGAGAAATATAATGGACAAGCTGGTTCCAATATTGTATTTGAATATCAGGCAGAAGTAAATAAAGATGCTGTGACAGTGAAAAATGCAACAAATGAAGCTCATGTAGAATATGGTAATGATCCTAATCAAATGGGTTCATCACAACCAGATAAAGTAAAAGTATACACTCATACATTAACAATCACAAAGGTTGATGGAAAAGATAATCAGACTTCTCTTGCCGGTGCAGAATTTGAACTTTATGAAGGCTCACCTGCTCAGGGAAGTGCAATTAAATTAGTGCAAGAAAATGCTGTTGATGGAAATAATGTATATCGCGTTGCAGATACAACTGATCAGAATACAATAACAAAAGTAGTATCACCTGAAAATGGTAAAATTGTTATCAAAGGTTTAAAAGACGGCAAGTATACATTAAAAGAGACAAAAGCCCCAGACGGTTACAATAAAGGGGGAGATACTACAATTACAATCAAAGCAGAGAGTAATAACGAAGGCGAAACTATTACTGTGAAAGGTAATGAGGTAACAGTTGAAAACAACTCCGGTATTCAGCTTCCATCAACAGGTGGTATGGGTACAATTATTTTCGTAGCTGCCGGTGTATGTGTTGTAGGATTTTTAATCCTTACATCTAGAAAAACTAAAAGAACAAAATAA
- a CDS encoding pilin N-terminal domain-containing protein, whose product MKNKIWILCMSFLLIILSIHPVMAADNLKGSIQLNAYIEKGNSEKYLLKDVSFELYQLTKITEGVETFLEAYSEYQVMPNWNDAQELQTLARSYQTFIKRKNIEGTKIVTSPKGIATFEDLEEGLYVIWQSKDAVVDRNVYRSSPMLVHIPSYDGNEKNLHVLINPKFENEKLPIINEKPPGKVQTSDELQMEKYILIILVCIFVISVSCFRYKNFSEHK is encoded by the coding sequence ATGAAAAATAAAATATGGATTTTATGTATGAGCTTCCTGCTGATTATATTAAGTATTCATCCGGTAATGGCTGCTGACAATTTGAAAGGAAGCATTCAACTCAATGCATATATTGAGAAGGGAAATTCAGAGAAATATCTTCTTAAGGATGTATCCTTTGAGCTTTATCAGCTTACGAAGATTACAGAAGGAGTGGAAACCTTCCTTGAAGCGTATTCTGAATATCAGGTTATGCCGAACTGGAACGATGCACAGGAGCTTCAGACTTTGGCTCGTTCATATCAGACATTTATAAAAAGAAAAAATATTGAAGGAACAAAAATTGTAACAAGTCCAAAAGGGATAGCAACATTTGAAGATTTGGAAGAGGGGCTATATGTAATATGGCAGTCAAAGGACGCTGTTGTGGATCGGAATGTCTATCGGAGCAGTCCGATGCTTGTGCATATTCCATCCTATGACGGAAACGAAAAAAATCTGCATGTGTTGATTAACCCTAAATTTGAGAATGAAAAGTTGCCGATTATTAATGAAAAACCACCGGGGAAGGTTCAAACGAGTGATGAATTACAGATGGAAAAGTATATTCTGATAATACTGGTGTGTATTTTCGTTATTTCAGTATCTTGTTTTAGGTATAAAAATTTTTCCGAACATAAATAA